The DNA segment ATGCAGATCCTGCCGGGGACCACCCGTGCGATCGAGGCGAGGAAGCGGCGCCTGCGGCCCTCGACGGCGCTGCGGAACACACCGTCGTCGCCGATCCGTCCCTGCGGGCCGGACAGCAGGGCGTCGCGCGTCACGAAGACGCGGTCGAAGGAGGTGAGGCAGTGGTCGACGGGGCTGCCCATGCGGGCCGGGAGGCGGCGCACGCGTACGCCGGGCAGGGGTCCGACGGCGCCGGTGAGCGGCACCAGGAACAGGAACACGCCGTGGTCGGTGCCGTCCGCGACGAGCCGCGCGGCGACGAGCCCCGACTTGGGGCCGCCGGTCCGGCCGGTGTTGGGCATGAACTTCTGCGCGCCGCAGTGCGGGGTGTGCAGGACGAACCCGTCGCGTACGGGGTCGTGGGTGGCGGTCGTCTCGACGGCGGCGGCGTCGTTCCCGTGGGCCACCTCCGTACACAGGAAGGTGCCGGTACGGCGCAGGTCGAGGAAGTCCGAGAGGTCGCGGGAGCCGTCCGCGTCGTGGTCGAGGAGGCTGCCGAGGAAGAGGTTGTAGTGGATTCCGGCGATGGTGGCGAGGGCCGGGTCGACGGGCGCGAGCCACTCGTGCAGGGCGGCCAGCGCCCGGAAGTCGGCGGCCGGGCGGGCGGCGCTGTCCAGCGCGTCGTTGAGGGTGCGCAGCCGTGCGTACGCGCGGACGAGCCGTTCCTCCGGGGTGCCGCCGGCCTCGGGGCCGGGGGGCAGGCGGAACGGCTCGGTGGCGACGAGCCGGCGCCAGAATCCGTGCTCGCGGCGGGCGTCGGCGCCCAGGAGTGCGGCGGTGAGCGGGCGGTCGAGGGGCTCGGCGCCGGTCTTCGTGGCGCCGGGGCTGTCGAGCGTGGTGGTCATACAAGGCTGAACGACCGTCGCACGATCAGGACACCGGAACCCGCGCAGTTGTTCACCTGACGGAGTGTCCGGCGTGTTCGAATGCGAGGACGACGTTGTGTCCGCCGAAGCCGAACGAGTTACTGAGGGCCCGCTCGACCGGGTGGTGGCGCGGCCCTCCGGTGACGCAGTCGATGTCCCATTCGGTGGGCGGGGCCGCGAGGTTGGCGACCGGCGGGATCACCCCGTGTTCCAGGGTCAGCACGGTGGCGGCGGCCTCGATGGCGCCCCCGGCGGCGAGTGTGTGCCCGAGGACCCCCTTGGGGGCGGTGACCGGGGGGCGGTGCGGGAAGAGGCCGGCGATCAGCGTGGCCTCCATGGCGTCGTTGAGCGGGGTGGAGGTGCCGTGGGCGTTGATGTGGTCCACCTGGTGCGCGGCCCAGCCCGCCTCGCCGAGGGCGGCCTCGACGGCGCGCCGGGCGCCGCGGCCGGCGGGGTCCGGGGCGGTGGGGTGGTGGGCGTCCGTGGTGGACCCGGTTCCGGCGAGCACGGCCCGGGGGCGGGCGGAGCGGGCGGCGGCGTGGCCGGCCCGCTCCAGGACCAGGACGGCGGCGCCCTCGCCGAGGACGAAGCCGTCGCGGTCGGGGGCGAAGGGGCGGGAAGCGGCGGCCGGGTCGCCGGCCCGGGTCGAGAGCGCGCCCAGCTGGGCGAAGGCGGCGGCCACCAGCGGCGTCAGCACGGATTCCGCGCCGCCCGCGACGACGATGTCGCACCGGCCTGCGGCCAGCAGGTCGTGCGCGGTGGCGAGCGCGGTGGCGCCCGAGGCGCAGGCGGTGGCCGGGGCGAGGCCGGGGCCGCGGGCCCCCAGGTCGATGGCGATCTCGCCGGCCGCCGCGTTGGGCATCATCATCGGCGCGAGCAGCGGCGAGACGGCCTGCGGGCCGCTCGCGTCGAGCCGGCGGACGCTGTCCACGAGGACGGGGACCCCGCCCACGCCGACGCCGAGCACGACGCCCACCCGGTCCCCGTCCCAGTCGCGCGGGCGCAGTCCGGCGTCGGCGACGGCCCGGCGGGCTGCGAGGAGGGCCATCTTGGTGAACCGGGCCATCCGCCAGCCGGTCCGCCCGCCCAGCGCCTCGTCCAGGTCGGTGCGGTCGGCCGGGCAGACGAAGTCGGCGGGCAGGCCGGCCAGTTCCGGGCGGCGCCGGGCGGCCGAGCGGCCCGCGCAGAGCCCGGCCCAGAAGGTGTCCTCGTCGTCGCCGGCGGGGGTGACCAGGCCCAGGCCCGTCACCACGGTCGTCGTCCTCGCGTCCCGTGTCATGGCACGGCCCTCCCCTGTGTCGTCCGGTTCCCCGGAATCCGGTCCTCGCAAGGGGAACGCGCGCGGGGGCGCCCAGGGTGCGGGCGGACGGTGCCGAATGTGCCGTCGGTCAGGGGCGGTCGAGTGCGGCGCGCAGTTCGGCGGTGTCGGGCGGGTTGGCGCCGGCCCGCGCGACGGTGACCGCCGCCGACGCCGCCGCGTGGCGCAGGACGTCGCGCACGGTGTCCGGGTCCGTCGCGCGCAGCCGTTCCCTGCGGTCGCCGCCGAGCAGGCCGTGGGCGGCGAGGGCGTGCAGGGTGCCGGACATGAAGGCGTCGCCGGCGCCCACGGTGTCGACGACCTCGGCGGGGAGCGCGCCGATGTCCACCCGTGCGCCGGGCAGCAGCGCCGTGGCCCCGTCGCGGCCCCGGGTGACCAGGACGAGGGCGGGTCCGGCGGCGAGCCAGCGCCCGGCCGCGGCCACCGCGTCCCGGCCGGGGTACAGCCACTCCAGGTCCTCGTCGCTGGCCTTGACCACGTCGCTGAGGCCGGCGCACCGCTCGACCCGGCGCACCGCGGTGTCGTGGTCGCCCATCAGGGCGGGCCGCACATTGGGGTCGTAGCTCACGGTGGCGGTGGTCCGCAGCGACTCGACGGCGGCGTGCACGGTGGCCGCGCCGGGTTCGGTCACGGCCGCGATGGACCCGGTGTGGACGTGGCGGGGGCGCCGGTCGAGGGCGACCGGGCCGAGGGTCCAGGCGACCTCGAAGGCGTACGAGGCGCGGCCCTCGCCGTCCAGGGTGACGACGGCCGCCGGGGTGGGGCCGGTGGCGTCGTCGGTGCGCACGGCGACCCCTCCCCCGGTGAGGTGGGCGCGGATCAGCCGCCCGTTGTCGTCCGGGCCCAGCTGGGTGAGCAGGGTGGTGTCGTGGCCGAGCCGGGCCAGGCCGTGGGCCACGTTGGCCGGACTGCCGCCGGGGTGGACCCGGTCGGGGGCGCCCGGCAGCCGGACGATGTCGGCGACGCATTCGCCGATGACCAGGAAGTCGGGGCGGTCGTGCATGGGGGCGGGTTCTCCCGGTGTGCGGGGGCGGCTGACGGGGTGTCCGGCCGCCGGGGCACGCCGGACACCCGTGCACCCTCGCACGCGACCGCCCTCCGGCGCACGAACCGGGGGTGTCCGGCGGGCGGGGCTTCCGCAACGTGTCCTAGGACTCCAGCGCGTCCGCGACCAGGTTCAGGAACCGGGCGTGGGCGCGGGCGCTGCACACCGGTTCCGGATTCCACGGGACCACGCGGGCGGTGTCGGTCAGGGCCGCCCAGCCGGCGTTGCCGCGCAGTTCGGCGAGCGGGGTGGCGTTGGACCGGATGTCGGCGAGGACGATGCCGGGGCGCAGGGCGGCGGCTTCGGACCAGCCGGTCGTGGACCAGTTGGCGCCGGGGCCCTCGGCGGGCTCCAGGAGGTTGACGCCCAGGTCGGCCAGGACGCTCAGCTCGGGCCACATGCGGGGGCGGGCGAGGTGGGCCCCGTCCGGGCCGGCCGGTGACAGGGCGAGTACCCCGGGCCGGGAGGGGCCTGCGGTGAGCGTGCGCAGCCGGTCCACGGCGGCGTCCCGTTCGCGCGTGGCGGCCGCGGGTTCGCCGGCGCCGAGCGAGCGGGCCAGTTCCGCGAACCGGTCGCCGATCCCGGCGAGGGTGCGCTCGCGGCCCACGTCGATGACGACGACCGGGACCCGGTCCTCCAGGTGCTTGGCGGTCTCCGGGTCGAGGCCGTAGACCTGGCCGCCGCCGTAGCTGACGGCGACGACGAGGTCCGGCGCGCCGCGCAGCAGGGCGTCCGTGTCCAGGGCGGCGCCGGCTCCGGCGTACGCGATGCCGTCCAGGGGCAGCGAGCCGGTCTTGGCGGGGTCAGGGGCGGCCGGGTCGTCGTGGCCGGAGCCGAAGAGCCCGGCCGGGCGTATGCCGTGGTCCCAGAGGGTCGCCCCGGCCTGGACGTAGGCGAGCACCCGCTGCGGGCGCTCCCCGGTTGCCGACAACTGCCCCCGGTCGTCGGTGAATTGCCACACGGTCCGCTCGTTCACGTCACATGCCTCCCCAACGGTGGCCCGCCGCCCGTGCGGTGGCGGTCGGGGAGTACCTGCCCAGCGGGGGCGGGCGGCATCCTCCGGGACGGCGACGGCCCGGAGATCCGGCCGGGAAAGGCCCCTACAGGTCCGGCTCGGTGCCGCGGCCGAGGTAGGTGACGGGGCCGGGGTCGGGGACGTCGATCTCGGTGAAGCCGAGGCGGTCGTAGAAGATCCGGGCCGGGGTGTTGGAGGTGAGCATGGAGAGGTGGACGCCCCGGACCCCCTTGGCGTGCAGGGCCGCGAGGAAGGTGCGCATCAGGGCCTTCCCGTAGCCCTTGCGCTGCCATTCGGGCAGCAGGTCGATGTGCAGATGGGCGGGGTGTCCGGCGAGTTCCGGGAGCACCATGCGCTCGGGGGTGTGCAGGAGGGCGGCCATCGCCTCGCCGGGGCTGCCCGGCGGGCCCTCGGGGCGCGGGTGGCGGTCGGCCACGAGGGGCAGCCAGCGCTCGCGGAACTCCTTCGCGAAGCGGGCGGTGTCGGCGGTGCCGAGGATGTAGCCGACCGCGCGGCCGGTGCCGTCGTCCAGGACGAAGACCAGCTCGGGTTCCAGCTGGGCGTAGGGCGTGGCGAAGATCGACGGAACCAGGTCGTGGTCCGGGTAGACGTGCCGGGCGTCGCCGCCGCCGTCGGCGGTCCGGATGCAGATGTCGGCGAGGGCCGCACCGTCGCCGGGGCGGTAGGCCCGTGGGCCGGGAAGAGGGTTCACGGGCTCATCCTGCCGACTGGGAGAGCGCTCCCACAAGGGATTGCGTAGGTTACGGGTTGACGGCCGTGAGGAGCACGACGGCGTCCTCCAGGGCGAGCAGTCCGTGCCGTTCCTGCGGGATCGGGTGGAGCTGTCCGGGGGTCAGTTCGACGTCGCCGGAGTCCGCGGTGAGCCGGACGGAGCCGCGCAGGACCTGGAGCGAGGCGGCGGGCGGGGCGTTGTGCTCGTCCAGCGCGGCGCCCGAGGTCAGGGCGATGACGGTCTGCCGCAGCGGGTCCTGATGGAGCAGGAGGTGGGCACTGCGGCCGTGCGGCGAGTTGCGGGCGGCGGCCAGGTGCTCGGCGGCGAGTGCGTTGAGATTGTTCGGAGCGTCCATGGGCCCCACTCTGCCGCAGCCCCCGCCGGGCCGCGAACCTGCCGCGCGGATTCCGGCCGCGCGCCGGCCGCGAGCGGCCATCCGGTGACGAAGAGTCGAACACACGTCGGGTTCGCCGGGGATTTCCCTAGGATGGGAGCGTCCCGCGCCGCCGGTGTCCGCACGCCGCAGCGCCCGTACCTGCCGAGGAATCGACGTAACGGTGTACCAGCCCCACGTGTTCACGCTGACCGAGGACGGCTACCGGGGGCCCGCTCCCTCCTGGCGCCCCGGAGCCCCCTCCGTCTGGCTGGTGGACACCGAGCGGAACGCGGAGGCCGTCCGGCGGCTGGCACCCGGCGTCCTCGACGCCTCCGAGCGCGCCCGTGTGGAGCGGCTGGCGTTCCCGGCCGACCGGGAGTGCTACACCGCCGCCCATGTGGCCCTGCGGCTGCTGCTCGGCGTCCACCAGGGCGTCGCGCCGGACGCGGTACGGCTGGTCCGGGAGCGCTGCCCGTCGTGCGACGGTCCGCACGGCCGGCCCGCGACCGGCGGCGGGGTGCACTTCTCGCTCTCGCACACCCGGGGTGTCGCGCTGCTGGCCTTCGCGGACCGGCCGGTCGGCGTGGACGTCGAACGTGTCCCGGAGCCGCGGGTCGTGACGGAGATCGCGGGACAGCTGCACCCGGCCGAGGCGGCCGAACTGGCCGCGCTGCCGCAACGGGAGCGGCCCGCCGCCTTCGCCCGCGTATGGACCCGCAAGGAGGCGTATCTCAAGGGGGAGGGCGTCGGCCTCGCGGGCGGTCTGCACCGCGACCACATCGGCACCGGGCCGCACCCGCTGGACCCGCCGGGCTGGGCGGTCGCCGATGTCGCCGTCCCGGCCGGGTACGCGGCGGCGGTGGCCGCCGGTACGGCGGGGCGCCCGCCCGCGTAGGGCCGCGACCGGCGAAAATGGCAGTTCGCACCGACCGACCGATACGGAGGAGTGGCAGATGCCGCACGCACGAGCCGGACAGCAGGCGCGCCCCGAGGATCTGACCGACGTGGCACGGCTGGTGACGGCGTACTACGCGCTGCACCCCGATCCGGCCGAGCCCGGCCAGCGGGTGGCGTTCGGGACCTCCGGGCACCGCGGCTCGTCGACGGCCGCCGCGTTCAACGAGGACCACATCGCGGCGACGAGCCAGGCGATCAGCGAGTACCGGGCCCGGCAGGGCACGGACGGGCCGCTGTTCCTGGGCGCGGACACGCACGCCCTGTCGGAGCCGGCCCGGGTGACCGCGCTGGAGGTGTTCGCCGCCAACGACGTACGGGTGCTGATCGATTCCGGGGACGGCTACACCCCGACGCCCGCCGTGTCGCACGCCATCCTCACGTACAACCGGGGCCGTACGTCGGGGCTCGCGGACGGGGTGGTGGTCACCCCGTCCCACAACCCGCCGGGCGACGGCGGGTTCAAGTACAACCCGCCGAGCGGCGGACCGGCCGGCTCGGACGCGACCGGCTGGATCCAGGACCGGGCCAACGAGATCATCACGGGCGGCCTCAAGGAGGTCCGCCGGGTGACGTACGCACGCGCGCTCGCCGCCCCCACCACCGGCAGGTACGACTTCCTGGGCACCTATGTGGCGGACCTGCCGTCCGTGCTCGACCTGGACGCGGTGCGCGGGGCGGGGGTGCGCATCGGCGCCGACCCGCTGGGCGGCGCCTCGGTGGCGTACTGGGGGCGGATCGCCGAGGAGCACCGGCTCGATCTGACCGTGGTCAACCCACTGGCCGACCCCACCTGGCGGTTCATGTCGCTGGACTGGGACGGCAAGATCCGGATGGACTGCTCGTCGCCGCACGCGATGGCCTCGCTGATCGGGCAGCGCGACCGCTACCAGATCGCCACCGGCAACGACGCGGACGCCGACCGGCACGGCATCGTCACCCCCGACGCCGGGCTGATGAACCCGAACCACTATCTGGCCGTGGCCATCGACTACCTGTACGCGCACCGGGAGGACTGGCCGTCCGGGGCCGGGGTCGGCAAGACGCTGGTGTCGTCCGGGATGATCGACCGGGTCGCCGCGGACCTCGGCCGGCGGCTGGTCGAAGTGCCGGTCGGCTTCAAGTGGTTCGTGGACGGGCTGGCCGACGGGTCGCTGGGGTTCGGCGGCGAGGAGTCGGCCGGGGCGTCGTTCCTGCGCCGGGACGGCTCGGTGTGGACGACCGACAAGGACGGCATCCTGCTCGCCCTGCTCGCCTCGGAGATCCTGGCCGTCACCGGCGAGTCCCCGTCCCGGCGCTACGCCGCGCTGACGGCCCGCTTCGGCGAGCCCGCGTACGCGCGGATCGACGCCCCGGCCGACCGGGAGCAGAAGGCGGTCCTCGCGCGTCTGTCGCCCGAGCAGGTCACCGCGGACACCCTGGCCGGTGAGCCGGTGACCGGCGTCCTGACCTCGGCGCCCGGCAACGGGGCGGCGATCGGCGGCATCAAGGTGACCACCGAGAACGCCTGGTTCGCCGCCCGCCCCTCGGGCACCGAGGACGTGTACAAGATCTACGCGGAGTCCTTCCGGGGCGCCGAGCACCTGGGCCGGGTCCAGGAGGAGGCCAGGGCCGTGGTCTCGGCGGCGCTCGGCGCCTGATCCGGCGGGACCGTTCCTCCCGGCCCGGCACCGGGAGGAACGGTCATCCGCTCAGGGCGTCCACACGGTGGGCCTCGGCGCGGGCGGCATGCCGCTCCCGATGAGGAAGCCGGGGTGCGGCGGCTGATTGTAGGCGGTGTTCTGCCAGGCCAGCGCGGTGCGGTAGGTGGTGTCGTGGAGCAGGGTGGTGATCCTGGTGCCGGTCTCGTACGGCGTGGAGTAGATGCGCAGCGCGGTGTTGTTCACGGTCGGCCACACCACTTCCTCGCGCCAGTCGCCGAACAGGTCGCCGGAGAGGGCCGGGGTGGCCTTGGTGCCGTTGTTGGAGTGCACGGAGGCCGCGGTCAGCAGCCGGGTGTCGCCCGAGGTGCCGTACTTGTCGATGTGGGTGCCGTCCAGCAGTTCGCGTGTGGTGTCACCGTCCCACCAGGCGAGGAAGTTGGTGCTGGACGGTTTGCGGCTCGCCACCACGGTGCCGTGCGGGTCGCGTATCCCGGAGGCCGCCGACGACCAGGACTCGGCGCCCGCGCTGCCCGCCCAGATGTCTCCGCTGACACCGCGTCCGTTGTCGCCGCCGGCCGGGGTGGACCAGATGATCTGCCCGGTCCTCGCGTCGGCCATCCAGGACGAGGGCTTCGAGCCGTCCTCGTCCACCTTGAACTCCTCCAGGCCCGGCCGCGCCGGGTCCAGGTCGCCGACGTGCATGGCGTCGCCGTGGCCGTTGCGCGTGGTCCACAGGGAGCGGCCGTCGTCGTCCACCGCCATCGCCCCGTAGACGATCTCGTCCCGGCCGTCGCCGTCCACATCGGCCACCGACAGCTGGTGGTTGCCCTGCCCGTCGTAGCCGCGGCCGGTGTTGGTGGAGCTGTTGGTGTCGAAGGTCCAGCGCCGGGTGAAGGCCCCGCCGCGCCAGTCCCAGGCGGCGATCACGGTGCGCGTGTAGTAGCCGCGGGCCATGATCAGTGAGGGCCTGCCGCCGTCGAGGTAGGCGGTGCCGGCCAGGAAGCGGTCGACGCGGTTGCCGTAGCTGTCGCCCCAGGAGGAGACGCTGCCGCGCGCCGGGACGTAGTCGACGGTGCCCATGGCGGCGCCGGTCAGCCCGTTGAACATGGTGAGGTATTCGGGGCCCGACAGCACGTAGCCGGCGGAGTTGCGGTGGTCGGCCGACGCGCTGCCGAGCACCGTGCCCCGGCCGTCGACGGTGCCGTCGGCGGTCTTCATCGCCACTTCGGCCCGGCCGTCGCCGTCGTAGTCGTACACCTGGAACTGCGTGTAGTGCGCGCCGGAGCGGATGTTGCGGCCCAGGTCGACGCGCCAGAGGCGGGTGCCGTCGAGCCTGACGCCGTCGACGACGGTGTTGCCCGTGTAGCCGGACTGGGAGTTGTCCTTGGCGTTGGTGGGCTGCCACTTCAGTACGAAGTCGAGCGCGCCGTCCCCGTCGAGGTCGCCGACGGACACGTCGTTGGC comes from the Streptomyces sp. NBC_00525 genome and includes:
- a CDS encoding beta-ketoacyl-[acyl-carrier-protein] synthase family protein encodes the protein MTRDARTTTVVTGLGLVTPAGDDEDTFWAGLCAGRSAARRRPELAGLPADFVCPADRTDLDEALGGRTGWRMARFTKMALLAARRAVADAGLRPRDWDGDRVGVVLGVGVGGVPVLVDSVRRLDASGPQAVSPLLAPMMMPNAAAGEIAIDLGARGPGLAPATACASGATALATAHDLLAAGRCDIVVAGGAESVLTPLVAAAFAQLGALSTRAGDPAAASRPFAPDRDGFVLGEGAAVLVLERAGHAAARSARPRAVLAGTGSTTDAHHPTAPDPAGRGARRAVEAALGEAGWAAHQVDHINAHGTSTPLNDAMEATLIAGLFPHRPPVTAPKGVLGHTLAAGGAIEAAATVLTLEHGVIPPVANLAAPPTEWDIDCVTGGPRHHPVERALSNSFGFGGHNVVLAFEHAGHSVR
- a CDS encoding ABC transporter substrate-binding protein — translated: MNERTVWQFTDDRGQLSATGERPQRVLAYVQAGATLWDHGIRPAGLFGSGHDDPAAPDPAKTGSLPLDGIAYAGAGAALDTDALLRGAPDLVVAVSYGGGQVYGLDPETAKHLEDRVPVVVIDVGRERTLAGIGDRFAELARSLGAGEPAAATRERDAAVDRLRTLTAGPSRPGVLALSPAGPDGAHLARPRMWPELSVLADLGVNLLEPAEGPGANWSTTGWSEAAALRPGIVLADIRSNATPLAELRGNAGWAALTDTARVVPWNPEPVCSARAHARFLNLVADALES
- a CDS encoding cupin, coding for MDAPNNLNALAAEHLAAARNSPHGRSAHLLLHQDPLRQTVIALTSGAALDEHNAPPAASLQVLRGSVRLTADSGDVELTPGQLHPIPQERHGLLALEDAVVLLTAVNP
- a CDS encoding GNAT family N-acetyltransferase, with protein sequence MNPLPGPRAYRPGDGAALADICIRTADGGGDARHVYPDHDLVPSIFATPYAQLEPELVFVLDDGTGRAVGYILGTADTARFAKEFRERWLPLVADRHPRPEGPPGSPGEAMAALLHTPERMVLPELAGHPAHLHIDLLPEWQRKGYGKALMRTFLAALHAKGVRGVHLSMLTSNTPARIFYDRLGFTEIDVPDPGPVTYLGRGTEPDL
- a CDS encoding carbohydrate kinase family protein: MHDRPDFLVIGECVADIVRLPGAPDRVHPGGSPANVAHGLARLGHDTTLLTQLGPDDNGRLIRAHLTGGGVAVRTDDATGPTPAAVVTLDGEGRASYAFEVAWTLGPVALDRRPRHVHTGSIAAVTEPGAATVHAAVESLRTTATVSYDPNVRPALMGDHDTAVRRVERCAGLSDVVKASDEDLEWLYPGRDAVAAAGRWLAAGPALVLVTRGRDGATALLPGARVDIGALPAEVVDTVGAGDAFMSGTLHALAAHGLLGGDRRERLRATDPDTVRDVLRHAAASAAVTVARAGANPPDTAELRAALDRP
- a CDS encoding 4'-phosphopantetheinyl transferase family protein, which codes for MYQPHVFTLTEDGYRGPAPSWRPGAPSVWLVDTERNAEAVRRLAPGVLDASERARVERLAFPADRECYTAAHVALRLLLGVHQGVAPDAVRLVRERCPSCDGPHGRPATGGGVHFSLSHTRGVALLAFADRPVGVDVERVPEPRVVTEIAGQLHPAEAAELAALPQRERPAAFARVWTRKEAYLKGEGVGLAGGLHRDHIGTGPHPLDPPGWAVADVAVPAGYAAAVAAGTAGRPPA
- the pgm gene encoding phosphoglucomutase (alpha-D-glucose-1,6-bisphosphate-dependent), which codes for MPHARAGQQARPEDLTDVARLVTAYYALHPDPAEPGQRVAFGTSGHRGSSTAAAFNEDHIAATSQAISEYRARQGTDGPLFLGADTHALSEPARVTALEVFAANDVRVLIDSGDGYTPTPAVSHAILTYNRGRTSGLADGVVVTPSHNPPGDGGFKYNPPSGGPAGSDATGWIQDRANEIITGGLKEVRRVTYARALAAPTTGRYDFLGTYVADLPSVLDLDAVRGAGVRIGADPLGGASVAYWGRIAEEHRLDLTVVNPLADPTWRFMSLDWDGKIRMDCSSPHAMASLIGQRDRYQIATGNDADADRHGIVTPDAGLMNPNHYLAVAIDYLYAHREDWPSGAGVGKTLVSSGMIDRVAADLGRRLVEVPVGFKWFVDGLADGSLGFGGEESAGASFLRRDGSVWTTDKDGILLALLASEILAVTGESPSRRYAALTARFGEPAYARIDAPADREQKAVLARLSPEQVTADTLAGEPVTGVLTSAPGNGAAIGGIKVTTENAWFAARPSGTEDVYKIYAESFRGAEHLGRVQEEARAVVSAALGA
- a CDS encoding rhamnogalacturonan lyase → MVLGHPRTHRRPRTTRTRTLLGAVTAGLLATTALVVTGQTSHAATARQVEALDRGVVSVHTGSGNLVSWRWLATDPDTVAFNVYRAGTKVNSSPVTGSTNYFHAGAPSHADYTVRAVVNGVEQGDSVHAIQFRAGYKDVPISPPPGGTTPDGVSYTYEANDVSVGDLDGDGALDFVLKWQPTNAKDNSQSGYTGNTVVDGVRLDGTRLWRVDLGRNIRSGAHYTQFQVYDYDGDGRAEVAMKTADGTVDGRGTVLGSASADHRNSAGYVLSGPEYLTMFNGLTGAAMGTVDYVPARGSVSSWGDSYGNRVDRFLAGTAYLDGGRPSLIMARGYYTRTVIAAWDWRGGAFTRRWTFDTNSSTNTGRGYDGQGNHQLSVADVDGDGRDEIVYGAMAVDDDGRSLWTTRNGHGDAMHVGDLDPARPGLEEFKVDEDGSKPSSWMADARTGQIIWSTPAGGDNGRGVSGDIWAGSAGAESWSSAASGIRDPHGTVVASRKPSSTNFLAWWDGDTTRELLDGTHIDKYGTSGDTRLLTAASVHSNNGTKATPALSGDLFGDWREEVVWPTVNNTALRIYSTPYETGTRITTLLHDTTYRTALAWQNTAYNQPPHPGFLIGSGMPPAPRPTVWTP